The Sulfuricurvum sp. IAE1 DNA segment GTCACCCCCGGCTCGCCGGGCTGAGCGTACATCGGACGCTGGTTGGTGGAGGATTTGAAATGGACGTTCCCCAATCCCCCTTTTCCCCCCTGAAGGAAAAGGACTTCCTTTCCGTCTTCGAGCAGGTCTAATACTACTTCGCCCGTTTCGACATCCACGACCTGGGTACCGGGAGGTACCGTAATAACGAGTTTCTGTCCCGATTTACCGGCCATATTCGATCCCATCCCGGGCCGCCCGTTTTCGGCTTTTAGGTTCTTGTTCCCCTGGAAATGGGCAAGTGTGTGGGTATTGTTGTCGACTTTAAAATAGACATCCCCGCCGCGACCGCCGTCACCGCCGTTCGGACCGCCCTGAATGACGAATTTTTCCCGACGGAAGGCAACACACCCTGCTCCCCCTTTTCCGGATGAGACGGTAAGTTCTACGCTATCGCTAAACATCGATGTTCCTTTTGAGTAATCAGCCCCTGAACGTTGCGGGGCTCACGGTTTCTAATCATTCGCTTAATATTGGACTTTTCTTTTTCTACCGTTTACGCGTTACATCGCATTAGGCCAAAGTACACCGTTAAGAAAATAGATTTTACAGGATTTGGGAAAAAACTACCAGGGACATCGGGCCGAAGCCCGACATTTTAAAGAAATTTATGCAGCGGGGATAACAGAAACCTGTTTGCGTTTTTTGTCTTTGCGTTCGAACGCTACGACACCGTCTACCAACGCGTACAGAGTGTGGTCTTTACCCATACCGATGTTTTTGCCGGGGTGTACTTTCGTACCACGCTGACGGATAATGATGTTACCCGCTCTTACGAATTCTCCGCCGTATTTTTTGACACCAAGTCTGCGACCAGCTGAGTCACGGTTATTCTGGGTACTACCCATCCCTTTCTTGTGAGCCATTGTGTTCTCCTCTTAATTTTCTGAAATTAAATGAAATTTACGCGGCGATCTTCGTGATACGAACGCGTGTGTGATCTCTACGGAAACCACGTTTGAGTTTGCTGTCTTTACGGCGGCGTTTTTTGTAGATCACGACTTTGCGGTCACGACCTTCATTGATAACTTCTGCAGTGACGACAGCACCCGCGACAAATGGAGTACCGGTTTTGAGTTCGCCGTTGTTGACGGCAAGAACTTCTGTGATTTCGACGGTGGCTTTAGGTTCAAGACCCATTTTGTCGAACAAAAGGATATCACCCTCTTGAACTTTGTACTGTTTTCCGCCGTTTTTGATAATTGCGTACATTACTGTTCCTTACTTTACAAGTCTACAAAAAGTGGCGAATTGTAGCCGAACTTTATTTAAGCTTAGATTAAAGCGATCGCATCGATCTCTACAAGAGCGTTTTTCGGTAGCGTTTTGACCGCAACGGTGGAACGTGCGGGCTTGTGATTCCCGAAAGCCGCCGCATAAAGTTCGTTTACCGCGACAAAATCATCCATATTGTCCAAAAAAATGGTCGTTTTGACGACTTTATCCAGCGAACTGCCCGCCGCTTCGAGAACCGCTTTGAGATTGGCAAGGACCTGCGTACACTGCGCTTTCACGTCTCCTTCCACCATCTCTCCGCTGGGTTTGAGGGCGATTTGCCCCGACGTGAAGACCATGCCGTTGGCGATCATCGCCTGGGAATACGGCCCGATAGCCGCCGGAGCGTTCGGTGTCTGAACTATTTGCATCGTTTTCCTTTTATTTCTTGTATTTTCGTAGAGCGTCGTTCAAAATCGACTGGTAGTCCTCGGTCGGCCAATACCCCGGCATCGAGTGAAGGACTTTCCCGTTAGGATCGAGAAAATAACTCATCGGTACCATTTTGGCGGTCAGATTTTTGGGGTAAATACTTTTGTCGCGCGTAACGTGTACCGCGGCGAATTTACCGTTGATCGTCGAAATAATCCCATCGTCTTCCAGCGTCGTCGCCTCGAGTTTACGGCACCAGCGGCACTGTTCGGTCGTGATGATGACCAGCATCGGTTTGGACTCTTTTTTCGCCTTTGCCTGAGCTTCGGCGTAGTTTGCGTTCCAGTTGATCTCGGCCCCCATCAGACAAAGCGGGAGTGCGAGCCATAAGGCAATTTTTTTCATGGCCTTTTCCTTTTGGATTTTAAAGCGCCATTGTAGCAAAAAACTGTGTTATACTCGATAGCATGAAAGCGTTACGTCATTCTTTGTTTGAAGCGATCGGCGATCTCGAAACACGGGCGGTTACCATACGTCACGAACTCCATTCTCACCCGGAGCTGTCGGGAAAAGAGGAAAAGACCAAATATTTTCTCAAAGGGATTCTCGAGGCCGAAGGTATCGATGTATTCGGCTTCGAAGGCCATCACGGGCTCGTCGCCCAGATTACCGTCGATCCCGCGAAACCGTACGTGGCATTGCGCGCGGACATGGACGCGCTCCCGATCGAGGAACGCAATGCGCTCCCTTACGCATCGCGTGAAAAAGGGGTGATGCACGCATGCGGGCACGACGCCCACACGGCGATCGTACTGGGAACGGCACTGGCGCTGAACCGAATGCGGGACAAACTGAGCGGGAACGTACGGTTTATTTTTCAACCCGCAGAAGAGGTCATGGAAGGAGGAAGTTCCCAGATGATCGAGGACGGATGCCTGGATAACGTCAGTGCGATCTTCGGTCTCCATGCCTATCCCTATCTGCCGACGGGAAAGATAGGATATAAAAAAGGGGTGATGCTCGCCTCCGCCGATACCTTCGAAATCGAGATCTTCGGCCGAAGTTCACATGCCGCCCGCCCCCATGAAGGAGTTGATGCGATTCTTGTTACATCGATGGCCGTCAACTCCCTCAACCATATCGTCTCCCGTCAAATCGACCCGCTCCATCCAGCCGTCATTTCACTGGGAACGATCGAAGGGGGACGCGCGCCCAACGTCATCTGCGACCACGTCCGACTTCGCGGGACAGTCCGTACCGTCAACCACGACGTACGGCGACGTATTCCCGAAATGATGGAGATCTCCGTGAAAGGAATCTGCCAGTCGATGCACGCCGACTACCGCTTCCGTTACGATTTCGGTACTCCCGAAGTGCGAAACGACGACGCGATGGTCGATTTTCTCGTACGGGAAGCCTCGTCGCTCCTGGGAAGCGAAAACTGCATCGACCTCGTCGATCCCGTCATGGGAGGGGAAGATTTCGGACGTTACCTCGAAAAAGTTCCGGGCGCTTTTTTCCGCCTCGGGACCTGCAATGAGATTAAAGGGACCTGCGTGGCGCAGCACAACAGCCGCTTTAACGTTGACGACGACGCCCTTGCGGTCGGAATGAAAGTGCTGGGGTTGCTGGCGCTGGGGAGCATGTAATGGCCTCCTCTCACCCCGAGGATACGGTAGAAATCGCCGTACGGGCGTTCATCCCTTCGGATGCGGAGGGGATTTCGCAGCTTATCCGGCGCAATTACGGCGACACCTACCACAAACGTTTTGCATACGATCCCGATGCGATACGGCAAATGAACGAATCGGGCCGTATCGCATCGGTCGTGGCCCATTACTACGAAACCGTCATCGGCCATTTCGCGCTGATCCCCTCAGCAAGCTCTTCGATTGCCGAAATCGGGATCGCCGCCGTCGATCCGGCGTTCAAACATCTGGGGGTGATGAACCGGATGTTCGATCTGCTCTGCTCGCTTGCCGGGTCCATGCGGCTCAACGCCCTCTACGGCGAAGCGATCATGCTCCACCCTTTCAGCCAGAGGGCCAATCTCCATCACGGGATGACCGAAACCGCCGTACTCCTGGGAGAAGTCCCCTCGACCATCGAAATCGAGCACCGCTACAAAGACGCTCAACGCAGCGGAGCAATGGTTTCGTATCTGTTTTTCGACCGCGACGAACGTTCACTGGTACTTCCCGAACGGTATCGCGCAATCATCGCCGCCACCTATGAACGCGCGAAGCTCCCCTTCAACGAGACGCCGATCCTTCCGGCCGGGGGTTCGGCTGCCGCGTACCGTTACAACGGCGCATTGGAAATCGGATCGCTCCTCATCGATACCCCCCTCTGTGCGGAAGATTTAGAAAGTGCCCTCGACGCACTCTTGTCTGAAGGCTGTGCGATGATCTATGCCGACATCAATCTTCAACGGTTTGGGAACATCGATGAAACGGTAGAGCTGCTTAACCGCAGCGGATTTTTTTATGCGGGGGTGATGTATTCGCTGCACCGGGGTCAGGATTATCTGCGCCTCCAGCGGAAAAATACGCGTAACGTCGACGAAGAACGGCTTCATTGCTATTCGGCATTCGGAAAATATCTGCTGGAGTTCATCCTGGAGGACGAACGGCGTATCAGTATGTCCGGATAACTTCGGAGAAAACCTCGCAGAGTTTCACGACCTCATCGATCGACGTCCGTTCGTTCGGGGCGTGGATCGTATCGTTCTTCACACCGAATTCGATGACATCGATCCCGTAATCGGCAATGAAACGGGCATCGGAAGTCCCTCCCGCGGTTGAATGTTTGGGTCGGATTCCCGTCACTTTTTCGATCGATGCGTCGAGGGTACGAACGATCCGGGTATCGGCGTTGGTGACAAAAGGCTTCGCCGACTGGTCGAGCTTGAGAGTATAGTTCATCTCTTTGAAATAGCGGTGGACAAAGTTCTCGACATCTTCCATCGTCGTTTTGGTCGAGTTGCGGATATTGAACATCAGCTTGAGCTTTCCGGGGGTGACGTTGGTCACCTCCATTCCGGCACGGATATCGGTAACGACGAATTTGCTGGGAGCAAAATACTCGTCCCCCTCATCCAGATCGACCCCAGCGATATGGGGGAGAACGTGGGCAACTTTATGGATCGGGTTGGTCGCTTTTTCGGGATACGCCGCATGCCCCTGTTTCCCGTGTTTTTCGATGACGCCGTTGATCGAACCGCGACGGCCCACCTTGATCGCGTCACCGAAGCGCTCTTCGCAGGTCGGTTCGGCGACAATCGCCGCATCGGGAAGCATGTCATGGGCCTGAAGGTATTTGAGCACTTCGAGGGTTCCGTACTTGGCCGGCCCCTCTTCATCCGAAGTGAGAAGCACGGAGAGGGTGCCGTTGAACGTCCGGGTCTCTTTGAGCGCCTGTACGAACGCGGCGACCCCGCTTTTCATGTCCTGAGCCCCGCGCGCGTAGATATACCCCTCTTTTTCGGTCGCGACGAAAGGATCACTCTCCCATCCTTCTCCCGGAGGGACCACGTCGACATGCCCCGCAAAGCACAAATGGGGACCTTCTCCGAAACGGCGATAGGCAAAAAGGTTCTTAACCTCTTCGCGGTCGATCCGGACGAAGGTGAACCCCTCAAGATACCCTTCGAGAAAATTGAAAATTCCTCCGTCTTCGGGGGTGACGCTGCGCGATTCGAGCAGTTTTTTAAAGAGTTTGATGACGTCCAATGCTATCCCTTACAACTGCGTCTCGTATTCCAGACGCAAACCTTGAGGCGTCATTATAAGTCCTCTTGGTTTGATTTTGCCTTCAGCGATCCGCGCACGGTCTTTTTCACAAAGCGGTATCAGGTTGTGATGCGCCCCTCCCGTTCCGACCGTTTTGGCATTTCGGATCAATGCCCCGCAAATGACGCATTCGCAAGCACTTACCTCGCGATAACGCTTGATGTACTCTTTTTGATGGGCCAGTTCGAGGACATCGTACTCTTTGGCCAGGTGTTCCCTCAGGCGCTTGGCATTGTCGAGAAAACGGCGGTCCATGTGCAACGATTCGGCGAATTCGAGTCCGTAGACGCTGCTTCCCCTCCCCGGTTTGAGAATGCGGTCGTATACCAGCCGGTCAGCGGTTTCATCGTAATGAACGCTCAGGTGAAGGCTCACCACTTCCCTCAAACGGCTAAGTTCGGGGATCATGGAGAGCTGGTGCAGATGGGTCGTCATCAGGAAAAGGGCACCCCTGCTCTGAAGCTCGATAATCGTGGATGCGACGATCGCCACCGCCGAGAGCGTCTCGGTGCCGTGGCTGATTTCATCTCCCAAAACCAGTGAGCGGGAAGTGGAGCGGCTGAAAATCGTATTAAGCTCGAGCATCTCCACCCCGAACGTCGAAAGTGATTTGGCGACGTTGTCGCGCGACATGATACGGGTATAAACGCCATCGAAGAGTGCAAATTTCATCGACCTCGCCGGCACGAAAAAACCCGCCTGCGCAAGGACTGCCGAGATACCGATGCTTTTCATCAACGACGATTTGCCGCTGGAGTTGATTCCGTACAGCAAAACGCCCCGCACATTCGCCCCGTCATGCACGCGGGAGTCGAGCATAACGGTCTGCGGATAAGGCAAATCGAGATAGTCCCGTTCTCCCATCACGATGTCATTGGGAACGTAGGCAATCCCCTGCAGTTCGACCAGCAGATGCCGCAGCCCCATCGCCTGGAAAAACGCTTCGTTCGCATCCGGCACGATCGTGGGCCGAGTCAGACCGTAGTTTTGGGCGTTGTGCGCCGACTCGACCGCGACGTCAAGCTGGGCAATCCACCCGCTGAGCGCATGCATACGGGGTATCCGTTCGCCGATCCACTCGCGCTTGGCGTACAAGTGCATGGCCTCTTCCCAGCCTTCAAACCAAATCTCCTCGGGCAACAGCAACACGACTTTATGGCGCACCAGATAATCGCGGATGGCCCTGAGCCGGGCAATCGCATCAAGCAGCTGCACAACGTTTTGATCCGACGCTTTGCGATTCTGGCAATGCCACCAGAGCAACTCGATATCCCCGATCTCCCGCAGACGCTCCCGCAACCATGCCGCATGAGGGCGCGCCGCCTCGATCCAATCGTACCGCTGCCCCAGCTCGACCGCATCGCGGATGGGCAAAAACAGCCTGAATCGCCCCAGCCTCTTTCCCATCGGAGTGCTCATCGTCAACATCACTTTCGAAATACTGGGCATCTTGGAATCGGGAGAAATCATTTCAAGCTGTTCGAGGGCATTATTCCCCAATTCCATCAATACCGAAGTATCGAGAATCGAGGGAACCGCATACGGAACGCCTTCTTGTGATGAGAGCATTTCCTGCGAAAGCAGCGACAATGCCTGGGCGCACAGAGGCCTCTGCTCCAGCGACAGATGTTCAATGGGGGTCAGAAGCGATTCGATCGCAAACGCTTCCCGGAAGAGCCTGTTTTGCTCTTCGCTATCAAAACATGCCGTGACGTACCGGCTTTCGAACATCGAAAAATTAGGTTTGATCTCTTCGAAATAGCGCGCTTCGCTCGCTCCGATGATGACACGGCCGCATCCGATCACAAACAGCAGGTGGAGTGCCCGGTCGATCACCGCATAGGGATGGGCCGGGTCCGAGGGGATTTCACACAGCCATCCTTTCATACCATAGGGTTCGCTCATGGCGATTCCGACGGCATAGCCGCCGACGTTCCTGTCGATGTAGAGCGAGGCGTAAGGTTCTGAAATCATTGCGTTATCCCTTCACAATAAAGAATGGTACGTGTTTAACTTTAGTTTTAGTAAGAATGGGGTTATAATCGCACATTTATACTCCATTCTAATCATTAGGATAATCTTAACATGAAACGCCCAACACCGGTCAACGAAGAAGTATTATTTGACGGACGCAGCCTGATTTCCGAAACCGATACCAGAGGGGTCATCACCTACGTCAACCGAAAATTTACCGAAATGACCGGGTATACGGCCGTCGAAGCGGTGGGACAACCCCACAGCCTGCTCCGCCATCCTGACATGCCCAAAGCGGCGTTCGAAGGGATGTGGAAAATCATCCAAAGCGGAAAAATCTGGGAGGGGTATGTCAAAAATCTCCGCAAAGACGGAAAATTTTACTGGGTCGTCGTCCATATCGTCCCGAAACTGGACGCCGAAGGAAGCGTGATCGGCTATATCGCCTCACGCAAAATGCCCGACCGCAGCCGCCTCAAAATCATCGAAGCGCAATACAAAGAGATGCTCGAAACCGAGAAGGCTTAAGATCGGATTTTCGTCTCGAGCCATCCCCGCGCACGGTAAACCCGCCAGAACCACCATCCCTTGATAAATGTCTCCACCGTCATCGCGACATAAACCCAGAAGATTCCCAGCCCCCCCTTCATCACAAGATACGAGGGGATGATCCGGAACAGCCACAGCGAAAGAATCGATATCCTCATCGTCGTTTTCGTCGCTCCCGAACCACGCAACGCCCCGCTGAGGACGAACGTCAGTGCGAGCGGAACCTGTGAAATCCCTACGAGTCTCAAATAGATGGACGCATACTCGATCGTTGCGGCGTCATCGGTAAAAATCGCGGCAAGGTATTCAGGGAGAGCGACCAGAACAACCCCCACCGTTCCCATGAACACCATCGCGATTTTCGCACTGATCACTCCCGAAGCGTAAGCATCGTCGTATCGACGAGCGCCGATGAACTGACCGGCCAGCACCATGGCGGCTACCGAGAATCCGAATCCCGGCATAAACGCCAGCGCTTCGATCCGCAATCCGATCTGATACCCCGCCAGCGCCTGCGTTCCGTACGAGGCGATGATGACCACAAACAGCAAAAACGACGAGACGCCGACAACCCGTTCAAACGCCGCGGGCAGCCCGATTGAGAATATCCGGCGTACATCCGCCCATACGAAAAGGGGGTAAACGTCCAGAACACCGCCCTTTCGAAACAACAGCCATCCGTATGCCGCGATACCGAACCCGTACGCGCATACGGTGGCGTATGCGGCCCCCGCGACCCCCATCGGCTCGAAACCGCCGTGACCGAAAATAAAGAGATAATTCAGCCCCGCGTTCAACAAGGCCGAAAATATTTTGATGACCAGAGAACTTTTAGTGTCCCCGGCAGCGGAAAGAGCGTTGTATGCCAGCGTATCGAGAAAAATCAGCCCCATCCCAAGACACAATATCTGAAAGTAGTCACTGCCCAGGGCGATGACGTCGCCATCCGAACCCATCCAGCGAAAGAAATCGGCCGCATAAAACCATCCGATGCTTCCGATCCCCACGGAACCGGCAAGGGCTATCCAGCCTCCGGCATAAACGACGGCCGACGCCCTGTTACGCCGGCCGCTCCCGATGTAACGCGCGATCAGGGCGCTTGATCCGACCCCAAAAAGAGTCATCATCGCCTGTATCACCATCATAAACTGCATCGACAGCCCGACCGCCGCGAGGGCCGCAGCCCCCAATACCCCTACCATCATCATGTCGATGAGGATCTGGATAATATCAAGAAGATGCTTCAACGCCGCCGGAACGGCAAGGCGCAAAACATGGCGCTTCATCGCGTTTGCGCCGCCCCCTGCAAGATCTGCGATACTTTTTCCATCGCCGTAAACAGTTCCTCTTTCGTTCCGTATCGCAGTTCCACACGGTTAAGAGGCACCTCCCCGACCGGATCAAAATCACACACCAGCACGTATGACTCGACCCGGACGACGTCTGATTTCATCTCCGCCCATTCAAGCGATACCGATGCCGTTTCTCCCGCGGCATGGACCACTGCGGCCGGGTAAAGCCGCGTCACCCGGGAGAGATCGATTTTTTTCTCTCCCTCTTCGAACCACAATTCACCGTTCATTCGATCTCCTTTAGCCTGTAATGACGTCGTAACCAGCCGTAGTAAACGGCAGCCGCGAGAAAAACGCTCCCTAAAACCAGGGTGATCGTTTCGAGTGAAACGCCCCGCTGCGCGAGGCTCCCTATCAAGATCGACGCCAAAGCGCCGACTCCCAGGAAAATCATGTCGTTGTAAGCAACGACCCGCCCGTAGAAATCACGGTGCGTATGATGCTGCAGCAACGTATAGGTATACGACCACAACGTTGTCGTCACGAATCCGACCAGTACCGCAGCGGCCAGGGATGCGTAAAAATTCTCCATAACCGCCGACCAAAGGGCGATTGCCGCCGCTTCGGCGACGAACAGCCATCCCAGCCGGGCGTTGTTAATCCAGTGTCCCAGCACCATCGGACCGATCACCAGCCCCAGTGCGCGCGCGGCGTTTTGGAGCCCGATCCCCAAGGAAACGGCGACGATGTCGGCATAATAGTGTTTTGCCGTCAGCGCTACCAGCGCGTCGAATGCCGTAAACCCCAGCACCGCGTGCAGAAGCATCAGGTGAACGACGACCCGGTTTCGGCCGATGTAGCGCATCGCCTCGCTCATCATCGCGGTGAATCGGGAGGGGTGGGCCGTTGTCTTTTTTTCCAGCTTCAGCCCCCAGGCCAACACCAAAACAACCCCGAACAATCCCGCATCGAGCAAAAAGGCGGGAACGACCCCGATCCAGTAAACGACAACCCCGCTGAGGGCCATCCCCAGAGTGTAGGACAGCGACCAGATGATCGAATGGATTTCGTTGGCCGTTTGCAGCGCCTTTCCTTCGAGTATGCGGGGGAGAAGCGACATCTCCACGGTAAAATGAAAACTTGCGGCCCCCATCCGGATAAATACCAGCAGATACAACAAAGGGAGCATCGAAACCGAATCCACACCGATCAAGGAGAGGGTACAGACGATTTCGATAATGGTGAGAATAATCATCAGCCGTCGGGGGTCGATCCGGTCCACCAGAACCCCGCTCAGCGGAGCCTGGAATACGCCGGGAAGAAAATGGAGCGCCGCCACCAGCGCGATCGTCGCCGCATCCGCTCCCATCTGGATCAGCAGCGTGTAGATGGCGACGTTGCTGAACCACGCCCCGAAATAGGCGATCAGCTGGATCGCCGAAAGACGCCGCAGCAGCGGTTCGTTTCGTAAAAGAGCCCAGTATCGTTTCATGAACGCAAGGGTAGCACATATAATCGAAGAAGCGCCCTAAAGTTTTTTTTCCGATAGACGATTTAGGGGTATCAAATGTTCCAACCTATCAGTAGGAGAAAAAAATGGAAGTTCTACAATCAACCGCAAAGATGCAGCAAAGCCAGATGGCGATGCCCAAAAGCGGCGGAGTCGAGGCACCCAGTACACAAAACGTACAGCAGATGCAGCAAAATCAGATGAATGAGAACAAAGCGTCTGAAAAAAGTAACGAGCCAAAAATCGCAAGTGGCGACTATCAAAAAGAGATGGAAAAACTGGTACTCGAGCTGAACCGCTCCCTCAATCCGTTCAATACGTCTCTTCGTTTCGGATTTGACAGCTCGTCGGAAGATTTTTACGTATCGGTGATCGATACAAAAACCAATAACATGATCCGTCGCTTCCCGGCGGAAGAAGCGCAAGTGATTCTTCCCAAGATCCAAGAGATAAACGGCCTGCTTTTTGATGAAAGCGTCTGAAGCCGGTCCCACGCCTTCCGAACCAGAAAAAGAACAAGAACAAGAAAAAGGATTTTCGATGTACAACAACAATCTTGCCTACAATACTTATATTCAAAACGACATCGTCGTTGAATCGCCGGCCAAACTCGTCCAGATGATGTATGAGGGGATTTTGCGTTTCAACATGCAGGCAAAACGGTGCATCGAAACCGGCGATATCGAGAAACGGACCTACTGGATCAACCGTTCTTCCGCCGTCATCAATGAATTGATCCATATTCTCGACTATTCCCACGGAGACGTCGCCTATTACCTGGCGGGCCTGTACAACTACCAGCTTCAACTGCTGATGGAAGCCGCGCTTTATAAAGACACGGCTAAAATCGACGAAGTCAACAATGTTATGAAAGGGCTCCTCGAAGCATGGAAAGAGAGCACAAATGTGGGTTGAACGCTTTAAAGCGGCCCTGGTGCTCGAAGAGCCCGACACGATCGCAGCACTGCTCGATGAAATGCCCCGGTTTGAAACCCGTCAGGAAGTAGAAGAAGCCGCTTATCTTCTGCTGCAGGCTTCTGAAATGATCGAACAGCAAAAACGCCTTACCGCTCATACACTCCAACATCTCAAGAGCACCATCGATTTTCTCAAATCATCCCAAACTCCCGCTGACTCCTCTTTAAATATCAAACTTTAACGCCATTCTCATTCTTTTTTTGATAGAATCGCGGTATTCACTCCATTCCATTTCCGATGTATGAAGTCCGGGGATCAATTAAGAAGGATACTGATTATGAAAAAAGAGGTCAAAAAAGTCGTTCTCGCCTATTCCGGCGGATTGGACACCAGCGTTATTTTAAAATGGCTCCAAGATGAATACAAATGCGAAGTCGTTACGTTCACCGCCGATATCGGCCAGGGCGAAGAGGTGGAGCCGGCCCGTGCGAAAGCGCTGAGCCTTGGGATCAAACCTGAAAACATCTATATCGAAGACCTGCGCGAGGAATTCGTTCGCGATTACGTATTCCCCATGTTCCGCGCCAACGCGATCTACGAAGGGGAATATCTCCTGGGAACATCGATCGCACGCCCGCTCATTGCCAAACGTCAGGCCGAAATCGCCCGTATTACCGGTGCGGATGCCGTCAGCCACGGAGCCACCGGTAAAGGAAACGACCAGGTACGTTTTGAAATGGGGTATCTGGGACAAAACAGTTCACTGACCATCATCGCCCCTTGGCGCGAGTGGGATTTGAACTCCCGTGAAAAACTCCTCGCCTATGCCGCCGAGCACGGGATCAAAATCGAAATGAGCGGAAAAAAATCGCCGTATTCGATGGACGCCAACCTGCTTCACATCTCCTATGAGGGGGGAATCCTCGAAGATCCCGCTGCAGAGCCGGAAGAGAGCATGTGGCGCTGGACGGTCTCTCCCGAAAACGCACCGGATGAACCCGAGTACATCGAGATCGGGTACGAAAAAGGAGACCCGGTCAGTCTCAACGGCAAAACCCTCTCGCCTGCGGTTATGCTCGAACAGCTCAATATCATCGCCGGACGTCACGGAATCGGCCGTGCCGACATCGTCGAAAACCGCTACGTCGGTATGAAAAGCCGCGGATGCTACGAAACGCCGGGTGGAACGATCATGCTTCGCGCCCACCGCGCCATCGAATCGATTACCCTCGACCGCGAAGCGGCTCACCTCAAAGACGAGCTGATGCCCCGCTACGCCAAACTGATTTACAACGGTTTCTGGTTCTCACCGGAACGTGAAATGCTCCAGGCCGCCATCGACAAAACCCAGGAAAACGTGCGTGGTACGGTACGTCTTAAACTCTACAAAGGCAATGTCATGGTCGTCGGACGCAGTTCGGACGTATCGCTTTTCAATGCCGATTACTGTACATTTGAAGAAGACGCCGTCTACGATCAAAAAGACGCGGCAGGTTTCATCAAACTCAATGCATTGCGCTTTATCATCGCCGGCAAGGCCCGTAAAAACAAATAAGGAACATCCATGAGCGGAACGATCAAAAAAATCGACCCCGAATCGGTCGAATTTAAAGAAGAACTCGAAAAAACAATTAAATTTACCGACAAGGTATGTGCGCAGTTCGGGTTTGTCTACAATCCCGATCCCGAA contains these protein-coding regions:
- the rplU gene encoding 50S ribosomal protein L21, whose protein sequence is MYAIIKNGGKQYKVQEGDILLFDKMGLEPKATVEITEVLAVNNGELKTGTPFVAGAVVTAEVINEGRDRKVVIYKKRRRKDSKLKRGFRRDHTRVRITKIAA
- a CDS encoding GNAT family N-acetyltransferase, which encodes MASSHPEDTVEIAVRAFIPSDAEGISQLIRRNYGDTYHKRFAYDPDAIRQMNESGRIASVVAHYYETVIGHFALIPSASSSIAEIGIAAVDPAFKHLGVMNRMFDLLCSLAGSMRLNALYGEAIMLHPFSQRANLHHGMTETAVLLGEVPSTIEIEHRYKDAQRSGAMVSYLFFDRDERSLVLPERYRAIIAATYERAKLPFNETPILPAGGSAAAYRYNGALEIGSLLIDTPLCAEDLESALDALLSEGCAMIYADINLQRFGNIDETVELLNRSGFFYAGVMYSLHRGQDYLRLQRKNTRNVDEERLHCYSAFGKYLLEFILEDERRISMSG
- a CDS encoding MATE family efflux transporter, with translation MKRHVLRLAVPAALKHLLDIIQILIDMMMVGVLGAAALAAVGLSMQFMMVIQAMMTLFGVGSSALIARYIGSGRRNRASAVVYAGGWIALAGSVGIGSIGWFYAADFFRWMGSDGDVIALGSDYFQILCLGMGLIFLDTLAYNALSAAGDTKSSLVIKIFSALLNAGLNYLFIFGHGGFEPMGVAGAAYATVCAYGFGIAAYGWLLFRKGGVLDVYPLFVWADVRRIFSIGLPAAFERVVGVSSFLLFVVIIASYGTQALAGYQIGLRIEALAFMPGFGFSVAAMVLAGQFIGARRYDDAYASGVISAKIAMVFMGTVGVVLVALPEYLAAIFTDDAATIEYASIYLRLVGISQVPLALTFVLSGALRGSGATKTTMRISILSLWLFRIIPSYLVMKGGLGIFWVYVAMTVETFIKGWWFWRVYRARGWLETKIRS
- a CDS encoding PAS domain-containing protein, coding for MKRPTPVNEEVLFDGRSLISETDTRGVITYVNRKFTEMTGYTAVEAVGQPHSLLRHPDMPKAAFEGMWKIIQSGKIWEGYVKNLRKDGKFYWVVVHIVPKLDAEGSVIGYIASRKMPDRSRLKIIEAQYKEMLETEKA
- the dapE gene encoding succinyl-diaminopimelate desuccinylase, giving the protein MDVIKLFKKLLESRSVTPEDGGIFNFLEGYLEGFTFVRIDREEVKNLFAYRRFGEGPHLCFAGHVDVVPPGEGWESDPFVATEKEGYIYARGAQDMKSGVAAFVQALKETRTFNGTLSVLLTSDEEGPAKYGTLEVLKYLQAHDMLPDAAIVAEPTCEERFGDAIKVGRRGSINGVIEKHGKQGHAAYPEKATNPIHKVAHVLPHIAGVDLDEGDEYFAPSKFVVTDIRAGMEVTNVTPGKLKLMFNIRNSTKTTMEDVENFVHRYFKEMNYTLKLDQSAKPFVTNADTRIVRTLDASIEKVTGIRPKHSTAGGTSDARFIADYGIDVIEFGVKNDTIHAPNERTSIDEVVKLCEVFSEVIRTY
- a CDS encoding RidA family protein, with the protein product MQIVQTPNAPAAIGPYSQAMIANGMVFTSGQIALKPSGEMVEGDVKAQCTQVLANLKAVLEAAGSSLDKVVKTTIFLDNMDDFVAVNELYAAAFGNHKPARSTVAVKTLPKNALVEIDAIALI
- a CDS encoding amidohydrolase, which encodes MKALRHSLFEAIGDLETRAVTIRHELHSHPELSGKEEKTKYFLKGILEAEGIDVFGFEGHHGLVAQITVDPAKPYVALRADMDALPIEERNALPYASREKGVMHACGHDAHTAIVLGTALALNRMRDKLSGNVRFIFQPAEEVMEGGSSQMIEDGCLDNVSAIFGLHAYPYLPTGKIGYKKGVMLASADTFEIEIFGRSSHAARPHEGVDAILVTSMAVNSLNHIVSRQIDPLHPAVISLGTIEGGRAPNVICDHVRLRGTVRTVNHDVRRRIPEMMEISVKGICQSMHADYRFRYDFGTPEVRNDDAMVDFLVREASSLLGSENCIDLVDPVMGGEDFGRYLEKVPGAFFRLGTCNEIKGTCVAQHNSRFNVDDDALAVGMKVLGLLALGSM
- a CDS encoding DUF255 domain-containing protein — encoded protein: MKKIALWLALPLCLMGAEINWNANYAEAQAKAKKESKPMLVIITTEQCRWCRKLEATTLEDDGIISTINGKFAAVHVTRDKSIYPKNLTAKMVPMSYFLDPNGKVLHSMPGYWPTEDYQSILNDALRKYKK
- the rpmA gene encoding 50S ribosomal protein L27; translation: MAHKKGMGSTQNNRDSAGRRLGVKKYGGEFVRAGNIIIRQRGTKVHPGKNIGMGKDHTLYALVDGVVAFERKDKKRKQVSVIPAA